GTTATGAACACAAACTAGCATGAGTAAAGAGTAATACAATTACAACGGATagtgcttttattttattataagacAATTTTTACAATTCCTCCTGTGACCTTAATCCTTATTATTAACTTGGAGAATTtcaaattattcatagcttgcTGCTTACACATATATCCTcaaacttaaaagttaaaaacacTAAATGATGGAAATTTCACACTTAAAACACCACTTCTTCGCATCATTGCTTCACACATTTCCTGCATACCTggcaaaagaaaattaagaatcaTCAATCATATGTAAAGcaattatacattttttttccaattctcTTTTATCTCATAAGTTCAATTTATATAAATGTACTGATACATTTACCTTTATCTTAAAACATGTCAAAAGgtaaataatgttaaaaaaaatagatagaaTAATAATAGTATTGTAAATTTAATTACACCATTTTTTGGATTCACGTGCAGAGTTAGTTGGTGGGAATTCACTTGCAGATGTCTTCATATAAAGTTGATATTTAAGAACTGTTAGATACTTTGACAActttaactaaataattatttaacgatttttaactatcaacttcacgtgatgACCAGTGAGTTATAAATTATTACCAAGTTTTAGTATAAATCAAGCATCAGTCCAAAAAACTTGCATTCCACCCCAATCCTTCTTTGGAACACCCAAGGCCTTCCAAACAGCTCTGGAGGCATCAACAACATTGTTAGGGCAAGGAGGCTGGAAATCATGCTCAGAATCACACCCCATTGTAGAGTCACACTCATCAACCACCATTGCATTAACCTTTCTTCCATTCCCAAATATGCTAATCTTGTTCATGCACCTCTTCTTTTTGTTGAACCACCCCGACGACAGTGCCACGATTGGAACGTCGTCTGAGTGGTACTTGTTGTCGCACTCAGACGGCGCTCCTCCGTCCTTACCCTTCTCAAATCCGTTCAGTGTTAAGATCGCCTTCGTTCGGTTCGTGATCTTGGGCGAACACTCATACGTTGTATAAACCTTGCCATGTTTGCAACACTCGGATAAATTGTCTTTCTTGCATTTCCCTTTTGGTGGTTTTTTGCCCCTTAACTTGCCACTAGGCTTACATGTGTGATCATCATAATCATGTTTATGAGCTAAGGCTAGTGCACTTAAAAAGCTTATTATGAGAAGAACCAAGATTACACAAGATTTTGAGatcttcatgttttctttcttcCCCTCAATACTACTTTCCAATCATATATAGATAGATGCTTTCTAATCCAAGTATGATGGGAGGTATTTATACTTTATATTCGGGTTATACATGCAATGCATATTTCCTTGATTACATAAAACAAggaatctttttatttttaatatttatagccAATTCTAGTCTCAAATAACATTTACCTTCCATagatatataaagaaaaataagtacaagtaaatatttttggaatatcaatttaattattttaacgtTTTAAGATtgttaagagagagagagtttgagTAGCAtttattgtggaaaagatggtagaATCGCGTCTCAAGTGGTTCAGACATATGAGAAGAAGACCGTCAGAACACCCAGTCaagagggtggatgagatggaagatggataaAGGGTGAAAGACAGAGGAAGACCTAAAAAGACCAttcatgaggtggtcaaacgagatctacatgtaaatgATTTTTCTATAGACATGTACATGATAGAGTTCAATAgtgtcgtttgattcatgtagctgACTCCACCTAATGGGACAAGACTTTGTTGTTATTGTAAACGTTTTAAGATTGTACAAacatttctttattatttttttaaatcattgtTCTGGAAGAGTATGATtaagaaatcaagaagaaaaaattcacattttaaaAAAGGGGGGGTTCAACTTTTTAATAGAATGAATGTCATAAAAATTAACCACTTTTCTTGTTTTAGCTCCTTAGTTAGAGTGAAACTAATGCTTGCTTATTATAgactactaataataatatactgaTGGTTAACAAAAccttttgtttatttagttttCATGGTGTGGACGAAAGGAACCAaatatgaattaattaaaactcCCCAACCATAAATAGGAATGTTGATTGTATCACCACGGATGAGTAATGCAACAAGTTAAAAAACCGCTTAGTAATTTGAATAATAACTTGCTCATTAAACATCTCAACCGGCCAATGAGACTATCCCAAAGTTGATGATTCTGTGGGCAAGTTGTTGTCCTTGGAATCTTATTCTGCTTTGTTGGCAGAATTTGTCCATATAGTAGAATCTTACCCACATTTGATGTATATTGAGATTCAAAAGTTGCTAGAATAAGATCAATTAGAGTTTAATAACCTCCATATATAAATGGTATAgacaaagaaagaaggagaaattcCATTAGGCACAACATTAGCAACCAAATCTTCATACTAACATTCGCCCTCGCTTAAATCTATGcctaaaccaacaaataaacaagtacaAGTATTCAATCAAGGTACATGAAATCTTCCAAATAAAATACTCCTCACAGCTGAAGCCAAAGTCAATCATGGGTTTGGGTTCCAAATTAAAAAGTCACCTAAATTCTCTACTCTCATCTCTTCTTGCTACAAGAAAATTAGATTTGTGACCAATAATCTGAATATATATACCAAGTACTAGTTTATATCTGCTAAACAATGTGTCACCCACGCATTAAATCGATGTCAATATGCGAATGGCGCATATCCATTGGTCGCGAACTAGGCCACGGACTTAGAGACGAGGTTGGAGTAAGATTTTGATTCGGAGAAATGTTATGAACCGTCTGATGATCCGGCTCCATAGCAACTTCTGCTCCTTCGGAGGAACCTTCTTTTTTCTGTTTCTTCGCCTTCGATCCGCCCCAAATAAAGCTCCCAACTACAACCTGCAACCATAAACTTCATCAAATCTAGCAACTACAGGTTTAAGGATGGATGCACAAGAATATAACTCTTTCAAGTTCCATAAGTTACACATTTTGATGTGAGAACTAAGATTTTCACGATATATAATGAAGCGACGACCAAAAAGTTGTAGTTACCTGAACTGTAGATGCTGCAACAAGTACTCCGCCAACTCCTCCACCGATAACACGGCCATCAGGACTAGCAAGGGAAACACTTAGTCCCCCAGATCGATTGCGAGATCCATCACTATCGGTAAGTAAGTAAGAGCCTGATAGGCACAATATCTCAAAACGGCCCTATTGATTAACCAATAATCATGGGTGAGTTTAACCATAGATAATATTGCCATAATAGACCATGATTAGGTAGGGTGGCAACTAGAGCTATTTATAATTCAATATCCTAGAACTTGCATTCAGCATCGGTTTGAATATTCGGAGCATCTAAGAGTGTATGAGAATATGGAAGTGTATAATTAACTATGAACATGAACATGTCACTAAGAAATTTCCAAACCTCATATGTTACAGTGCCGCCGGAAGTTGAAGGTTGTCGAAGTGTCACGGTAGAGACAGCACCAGTGGCTGCCATAATACAAATTGCTCTAGGCCCTTGCTGAGAAAACGCCATAACTTTGGTTGCGATGtcctaaaagaagaaataacaAAATGTTCTAAAGAGTACTTGTAAAATATTTGTCAGAAATGGCCTAACATATAGCACAAAATTGAGAGAATCATCTCTTGTAATCATCAACAGAGATGTACAAGATTTGTGGCAACATTATATATCTGATATGAAATCTACATCAAAGTAACTTACCATATGCTTTTATCTTTCCATGATAAATAATCAAGTTTGACACATTTAGTTTGATGCATTCACACACCATTATCTTCTTTATTATCATTTCATAATGCTTGCCTTTGGCTTTACTGAgtcaataaaatagtaaatcCAAGCATCTATCTTGAATTCAAGAAACCATTTCAACACAGATGatataaaaactgaaaaatataaataacaacTTCATCTAGAGATTATAAATactgaaaaatattatataagttGAAATATTTAACAAAACTAAGAGAACATAAAGGTTGATACAAATTCCAAAAGAAATGTAACATACTTCTCCAACCGCAACGGTGATGATATGAGGAGTGAAACCCATCCCAGCTGTACCAGACATCAATTCACCTGGCAATAAGAACAGAGGATGGCAtacaaatcaataaaaatatttaaacaaaatttaatatgaAACCAAGCTGATCTTTTTGTAACAAGTTTACAAAATATTTATCCATCTTTTTCACAATTTTACCAGTCTaaattgttttttatattttttcagtGCATAGGATCAACTTAAGACTAAGAGCATAACCCCATTCGGGCTATACAGATACCCGATCATTTTATATGAAGAAAAACAACACTAAAGAAAAATACATATTGCTATGTCTACAACTTTAAGGTCTATTTGATCTCTGTTTTCATTTTCCTATTTTCActtttcctttcattttctgATAGTGAAATTAATGTATGATAGAACTACTCAACCAAAATCTCAGATCAAGAATGAATCATTTCAACCTGTAAAcaattttcataataaaaagttTGCAATAAATATTTTCACTCTCAATAGTTGTAACTTTTAACACTCAGAAAGCAAAACTTCAAACATAATATCAAATCTAGCGTTTTCACAGTAAAAATACCATTAACTTTATAGTATTGCATATGAACACTAGATTGTTTTCTAGTAAGCCTCACTATTAATTACAGGTTACATGATAAATGACAATTCACACCCCTGCTGTGAACTTGGCAGATAATTTCTTTTTACCAATATGTCTGTTTTAATAAGATTTTGCTTTTTTAAGATTCGCGTATTAAGACAAAACTGTATCTTTGGTTCAGTCTAAAGTTTATATTCATGAGATCCGTTTATAGGTATAAATTGGAATTTATTATCTAAtgcacaaaataatggacaatGACTGAATGAGAAATTGAGGATTACTCAACACTCAAGTGCAAACaccttatttttatatttaattacgaAAGGTAGGTTAATCAGAAGAAAAAagctaaatacatatatatttggATAAGACAAGCATTTCTATAATTGATAGTTAAGCTGCAAAAGCTATGAACAGTTTGGATTTTTACATAAATCTCAATAAGTATTTTCAAACAAGAACAGTAACAATTCAACATCAAATTATAATAGCTTCAATTCATCACAAGACGTCATAAAAGTTGAAACAGATATTTACCAAGAGAGGCCAGCTGCTGTTTCTTCCCTGACCCTGGAGGGCGACCTCTACCCCGTTTCTGGCCTTGTTGTGTCATGGTTCCCGGATGAGTAGCTGGCGTTGGAGTCAATGCCAGTGAAACAGTTCCATCCGGCCCATACTTCCTAGGCCTACCTCTCTTCCTTTTGACCGGTTCTCCGGGAGGAGCTCCAGAAGGGGCACCAACATTGACACATTGAGATGACATCCCCGAAGATTCCAATGGCATGGTGGATCCAATGGTACTACCCCCAATACTTGGTTGAAATGAGAGGTTAGGATTCGACAATGGACGCATACTAGGCGAATTGTGCAAGTCAGGTTGCTGTGTTCCAGAACCAGGCATTCCTCTCTGCATATAATAAGATGCAGAACCAGACAACGCCATTTGGTCCCCACGATCCATGCATTTACTCTTCAAGCTCCTCTAATCTCAAGAATATTTCACAACAAGATTCGAACCCCACAATGTTCAATACACCTAACTCTGTTCTCATAAGCAGTCAACAACAAATTTTAACAGGGGGAAATGCACAAAATCAGAATACTGCATatgaaaatcaataaaattcaatGTCCAAAGTTCTTAAATTGTAAGATTAATAACTGCAGTTTGAGAAGAACAACAGAAGTCCTTCAAATCAGAAACTAAAGCCTATAGATATATATACATGTTTGAAGGCCTAAATAACTATATGTTCAAAAGGAAGAGAAAAGGACTTGAAGATTTAAAGGCACACACACACATGCAAAAGACAACCATAAAGtagaagataaaaattgaaagcataacTAACCCTATGAAATAAAGGCAGAAAAATTCCAATCAACCAAAACAGCAAAGACAAAAAGAGAAGCTGGTTTCACACAGCTTACACCAAACTTTATAGAAAACAACTAAAAGGCTTCACATTAAAGATAAAAGACCAGCATGAACTGCAACATGTCCACTCACACACCAACCCATTATAAAACCTTAAACACCAAGCAAAATTCCAAGCCAAACACCCCAAACAACATAAATCAAGctcacccaaaaaaaaaagaatattttttttttcaaaataataatttaaagggCCAGTTAATTACTTCAAGTCAGTGTCATGGAATAATTGACAAACCCCAGTTCCAAAATTAAAGCAAACAGCAGAAAATGCCACTCAGAGAAAACATAACAGCTCAGAGAATCACAGAAAAAAGTTACAAACTTTGGTGAATTAACACACACCCGAGatactgaaaacaaaataaaacaaagaagcAATGCTATGAATGCATCAGGAATTACACTTGAAAAAGGAATTGAAGTGGGGAAATAAAAGAATAGGAAACATTACTGACATTTATGTAGAGATTGAGGATCAAAACTGAAAAGGGTCACACTGTATGAAGAAGAGCAAGCTTAGTGTTGCAACGGTTTCATGGAGCAAAATTAAAGAGCGGTGACAGAAGCAGCAGAGAGGAGAGAGTGTGTGAAAGTGAAGTGAGTGAGTGGAAACAGAGAAACAGAGAAACAAAGACATTAACTACATAAGAAGATGAGTGAGAAGAAATGCAAAATTCagaaacatataatattattattatttattatgaagtCATGAAAGTGTTGGATGaatagtgtgtgtgtgtgaggcGCATAAGTGAAGTCCTTATCTGAATGCATATATTTCTAGGTCAGAGTGCTGAGGATCCAGATTTGATTAATGAGTATTGAGTACTCATCAACCATTAACGACCAACCTATGACTTGGATTTACCTTATGCTACTAtttaccatcatcatcatcatcatcatgagaTCTTCTATAACCATATAATCCTAGCTTGAAAGGtaaataattaagttataaaataaacatattaatgattttttttctattttaattatatctttatcTTGAATATTGTTTTAAAACTAACCAATTACAATCTTAGATCATATCTGATACCACCTATTTAGGGATGTTTGCGGTACGGTTTAGTCGGTTTTAAGAGAAAAAGTTATCCAATCCGAACGATTAATTTATGTGCAGTGCGGTTTGAATTggatgaaatttttttgaaaatccgatccgatccgatccgatccggcGGTTTGGATCGATTTAGATTTgcgattttttaaataaaaaaattaaatacatataacaagtctcaacatcaaattttaaataatcaacaatgacataacaagtcttaacaatatcttaaaaagccAACGATAACATactaatagaaataaaattataggttagttaaaataaataaataaataaataacattttgaacataaaatatttattaaataataataataataatacatgaataatagaaaaatgtataacaaattgaacatgttataagtataattgtaaatataataataaaataataatattatagcacatTGTGGAATTTAGATTGGATTGAATCGGTTATAAAAAGTAGATCCGAAATCCGATCCAATTCAGCagtttgcaaaaaataaaatccaatcaaatccgAACTAATGCAGTTTTCATCGATTTTCGTTTTGAATCAGATTAGATAAACAGTTTAATCTGGATCGGTTTGGATTTGAATACCCTACCCCTATTAGTCTATTAACAATATAGATATGAAGACATTGACAACataaacttattttaaaataagacaaaaaaattttgtcaactggtcattcttttttctttataaaatatGTTCAGAATCTTTATATAATTCATATCCATTCTAACTGACTACTTATGAAACCATTTTTTGTTGCAAATTGATTTATATAAAAGTCCTATAAAACTcttttgataataatatttCCTAATTTATGGTACATATATAGTATTATGTATGTTGATTAAGTATGAATTTAAGAAAGTGTTACCACTGTGATTATCTAAAAATTACTCTTTACTCAAACTTCGGATTTCACAACAAAAAGGATAAACATGAAAGCACTtcttgttttcgttttttttttattattattattttactttactttaattttcttgtctcTTTGCTGTTGTACAATTAGTTGGACTAACTTttgcatattattattttttaatgaacttttgtaaattattaatataaaatattttatactgtcAACAGATTATATCATCTAcacatataaatacatgtagttaacatttagataattattaaaaacttaagcatttttaaaatatgaaataatttaaaaataaattgaagaaTTGCTTTTTACTCTTAACTTTTTCAACAAACGATTTTTTTAGTAGAAATTTAGCATCTATTGAATCCTAATTTCTCTAACTGTAATGAGTGATGAGACACCTTGATGTATTGTCTTCCAAAATATtgttatgaaattaaaaaaattaaatcccagaaaatgaaataatttagaatttaaagatgTTTATTGCATCTCCAATGGTggcaaacttttttttattgaaattcaTATTATTCAAATATTGAATAATTTACATAGAAGGTATAATAcaatttcacaaattttctaCTTAGTAATacaaattttggaaagataatataataagaatttaatttaatatattgttACTATTAAAATTAGATGAATATCTAATTATACATTAATACATTTACACATAGAGTTTACTTAATTATTtagtattgaaaaatatttaaattaaaaatcctaTATTGTTTTATGGAAatgtaattatataataaaaataatacaaaattacaaaaaatataatacactAAAATAATAATCAGAGTTGCCAAGTTTGATGAAGCGCCAGTTTGACAAAATTTTGGTCTAAATCCAGATGCAGGATTGTCTTTTACCTCAATATTATCGAAATATCTCttgaaaaactaaaaagtaattttaaaatattcaattagtttaataaaataaacgtGATTTATATATCAGTATTTAAGTATACATTTTGCTCTAAGAGAGTACGAGATCCTTTATCCTGTTAATTATGTGTGATTATTAAACTTGTGATGTGATAACAATTATTTGCTGCTTCTTTTTTAATAGCTTCTCACTTTTTGTAAATTGTAAAAACGTATAAATCAAAATTACTTTTGAAAACGGAATTAATAGGACAAACATATACAAATATTAATGCTATTGAGATTTATTCTTTTACCTTTAAATAATGGAATATAGTAAGATAAGGGAGTGAAAGTCAAAGCCCATATTTTAAACTGAAatagagaattaaaatacaaggctaaaaaaaataattttgctaACAAGAAAGaacaaacacaaacaaaataaataaataaataaaaatgttgagaAGGAAGCAGGTTGATAGATATGAATGATGGAAACTAATTTAGTCGAAAAGTCAGTTCACTCGTAtgcttaaataaatatttgagattcgaattttattatatacacaataatttattaactaacaacAAATTCTTAAATGGAATTAAAATTCGCGACGAATT
This sequence is a window from Arachis duranensis cultivar V14167 chromosome 2, aradu.V14167.gnm2.J7QH, whole genome shotgun sequence. Protein-coding genes within it:
- the LOC107472262 gene encoding AT-hook motif nuclear-localized protein 9, with amino-acid sequence MDRGDQMALSGSASYYMQRGMPGSGTQQPDLHNSPSMRPLSNPNLSFQPSIGGSTIGSTMPLESSGMSSQCVNVGAPSGAPPGEPVKRKRGRPRKYGPDGTVSLALTPTPATHPGTMTQQGQKRGRGRPPGSGKKQQLASLGELMSGTAGMGFTPHIITVAVGEDIATKVMAFSQQGPRAICIMAATGAVSTVTLRQPSTSGGTVTYEGRFEILCLSGSYLLTDSDGSRNRSGGLSVSLASPDGRVIGGGVGGVLVAASTVQVVVGSFIWGGSKAKKQKKEGSSEGAEVAMEPDHQTVHNISPNQNLTPTSSLSPWPSSRPMDMRHSHIDIDLMRG
- the LOC107472800 gene encoding kiwellin-1, with the protein product MKISKSCVILVLLIISFLSALALAHKHDYDDHTCKPSGKLRGKKPPKGKCKKDNLSECCKHGKVYTTYECSPKITNRTKAILTLNGFEKGKDGGAPSECDNKYHSDDVPIVALSSGWFNKKKRCMNKISIFGNGRKVNAMVVDECDSTMGCDSEHDFQPPCPNNVVDASRAVWKALGVPKKDWGGMQVFWTDA